In a single window of the Salvelinus namaycush isolate Seneca chromosome 18, SaNama_1.0, whole genome shotgun sequence genome:
- the rad17 gene encoding cell cycle checkpoint protein RAD17 — protein MMSKLFLRGKVASNKLDRWVEPSFGEHLGNANLSLSSGIGGVALSGGTWVGKARPSSTDPNSSKRLRKRRADPNASKLQTSTSTEPAQGDQDEPWVDTHKPHSQAELAVHKKKIEEVEDWMRVHVDPKTAKGGAILLLTGPSGCGKSATVQVLAQELGYRVQEWSNPSSLSEYRPSADRSDPDTYRQTFDPDSRFNGFYGSSQTGLFQEFLLRANKYNRLQMSGEGGASDSDRKLILVEDFPNQFYRQPGSLHDILRRFVKTCRRPLLFIVSDSLSGDSSSRLLFPKHVQEELGVCNISFNPVAPTSMMKVMSRIVSVQAVKSGGKMCVPDKAALELLCSGSSGDIRSAINSLQFSCLTDQSMKKGFWAVERGKATATSSGRAVVKATRGKRKAKDAEGRDKEQAIGGKDASLFLFRALGKILYCKRESPEGSEGSQGPSLPAHLSEHHRDRLLVDPEAVVERSHMSGEFFSLYLQQNYLEFFSDVEDVARASEYLSDADFLTAEWSSRSTMAEYGSSVATRGLLHSNSGHVAGGFRPLHKPNWLLVNKKYRENCQAAQSLFISFCLTPVSLQTELLPYLAQLSNPLRNPAQIAFIQDVGCLSRRKLPGRLKLEALTDKDPGLLELDSEEEEEGGLVSSSVNPTSGTLSGETGDEGDPSLEPLLPGSQGPGAGGQDGDLPASQPQPTTTSALLEEDVVIEEYDSDF, from the exons ATGATGTCAAAACTTTTTCTGAGAGGAAAAGTAGCCTCTAATAAA ctGGATCGTTGGGTGGAGCCATCATTCGGTGAACACCTCGGCAATgccaacctctccctctcctcaggcatTGGAGGCGTAGCCCTCTCTGGAGGTACCTGGGTTGGCAAGGCCCGGCCGTCCAGCACCGACCCCAACAGCAGCAAACGCCTCCGTAAGAGGAGGGCAGACCCCAACGCCTCCAAGCTCCAGACCTCTACCTCCACAGAGCCTGCACAGGGGGACCAGGATGAGCCCTGGgtggacacacacaaaccccaCTCTCAG GCTGAACTGGCCGTCCACAAAAAGAAGATTGAAGAGGTGGAGGATTGGATGAGAGTACACGTGGACCCCAAGACTGCAAAG GGTGGCGCTATCCTGCTGTTGACCGGTCCGTCTGGGTGTGGGAAGTCAGCTACAGTGCAGGTTCTGGCCCAGGAACTGGGCTACAGGGTGCAGGAGTGGAGCAACCCCTCCAGCCTCTCAGAGTACCGACCCAGCGCAGACCGCTCAGACCCTGACACTTACAGACAGACCTTCGACCCAG ACTCGAGGTTCAATGGTTTCTATGGCAGCTCTCAAACAGGCCTGTTCCAGGAGTTCCTTCTCAGGGCCAACAAGTACAACCGCCTGCAGATGAGCGGAGAGGGAGGGGCCTCGGACTCAGACAGGAAGCTCATACTGGTGGAG GACTTTCCTAACCAGTTCTACAGGCAGCCTGGGTCCCTGCATGATATTCTGAG GCGGTTTGTGAAGACGTGCCGGCGCCCCCTGCTGTTCATCGTGTCTGACAGTCTGAGTGGAGACAGCAGCTCCAGACTGCTGTTTCCTAAACATGTACAGGAGGAGCTGGGGGTCTGCAACATCAG TTTTAACCCTGTGGCTCCCACCAGTATGATGAAAGTTATGAGCCGGATTGTGTCTGTACAGGCAGTAAAG AGTGGAGGAAAGATGTGTGTTCCTGACAAGGCTGCTTTGGAACTGCTGTGTTCAGGATCCTCTGGGGACATCCGCAGTGCCATCAACAGCCTGCAGTTCTCCTGTCTCACAG ACCAGTCTATGAAGAAGGGGTTCTGGGCAGTGGAAAGGGGAAAGGCGACGGCGACCTCGTCGGGGAGAGCCGTTGTCAAGGCAACGCGTGGAAAGAGGAAAGCCAAAGATGCAGAGGGGCGGGACAAGGAGCAGGCGATAGGGGGGAAAgatgcctccctctttctcttcagAGCACTCGGCAAGATCCTCTACTGCAAGA GGGAGAGCCCTGAGGGTTCAGAAGGTTCCCAAGGACCCAGTCTGCCTGCACATCTCTCAGAGCACCACAGAGACAGGCTACTGGTGGACCCAGAG GCTGTAGTAGAACGCTCCCACATGTCAGGAGAGTTCTTCAGCCTGTACCTGCAACAGAATTACCTGGAGTTTTTCTCTGATGTGGAGGATGTGGCCCGGGCCTCAGAGTACCTGTCTGATGCTGACTTCCTCACTGCCGAGTGGAGC tctcgTAGCACCATGGCGGAGTACGGCTCTTCTGTCGCCACCAGAGGTCTTCTACACTCCAACTCTGGTCACGTGGCTGGCGGCTTCAGACCCCTACACAAACCCAACTGGCTATTGGTCAACAAGAAG taCCGCGAGAACTGCCAGGCTGCCCAGTCTCTCTTCATCAGTTTCTGCCTGACGCCTGTTAGTCTCCAGACAGAGCTACTTCCTTACCTCGCCCAGCTCAGCAACCCCTTGAGGAATCCAG CTCAGATAGCCTTCATTCAGGACGTGGGTTGTCTTTCCCGCAGAAAGTTGCCTGGCAG GTTGAAACTGGAGGCTCTGACAGACAAAGACCCAGGGCTGCTGGAGTTGgacagtgaggaagaggaggagggggggctcGTGTCTTCATCTGTCAACCCAACCTCGGGCACCCtctctggggagacaggagacgAGGGGGATCCCTCCCTAGAGCCTCTCCTACCAGGCAGCCAGGGCCCAGGGGCTGGGGGACAAGATGGAGACCTCCCTGCCTCCCAGCCTCAGCCCACTACCACCTCAGCCCTTCTGGAGGAGGACGTAGTCATAGAAGAATACGACAGTGATTTCTGA